In Polynucleobacter sp. TUM22923, one genomic interval encodes:
- a CDS encoding CoA transferase subunit A: MNKTYPSAVEALKDILKDGQKLAVGGFGLCGIPEALIQAVKDLGAQNLTAIANNAGVDGFGLGLLLNSRQVKKMIASYVGENKEFERQYLAGELELEFTPQGTLAEKLRAGGCGIPAFYTKTGVGTLVAEGKEVKEFDGEKYIMERALISDISLVKAWKADRSGNLIYRYTARNFNPVVAMAGKITVAEVEEIVENGTLDPDQIHTPGIYVHRLVLNTTPEKRIEQRTLTTAA, encoded by the coding sequence ATGAATAAAACTTACCCATCCGCAGTCGAGGCCCTCAAAGACATTTTAAAAGACGGACAAAAACTGGCTGTTGGCGGTTTTGGCCTTTGTGGCATTCCGGAAGCATTAATTCAGGCAGTTAAAGATTTAGGTGCTCAGAACCTCACTGCCATTGCCAATAATGCTGGTGTTGATGGTTTTGGACTTGGCTTGTTGCTCAATTCCAGGCAGGTCAAAAAAATGATCGCTTCTTATGTGGGTGAAAACAAAGAATTTGAACGTCAATACTTGGCAGGTGAGCTGGAATTAGAATTTACTCCGCAAGGCACTTTAGCTGAAAAACTCCGCGCTGGCGGCTGCGGCATTCCGGCTTTCTATACCAAAACCGGTGTGGGCACCTTGGTGGCTGAAGGTAAAGAGGTTAAGGAATTTGATGGTGAAAAATACATCATGGAGCGTGCGCTTATTTCAGATATTTCCTTAGTAAAAGCCTGGAAAGCTGATCGCTCCGGTAACTTGATCTATCGCTACACTGCACGGAATTTCAATCCAGTAGTAGCGATGGCTGGCAAGATTACGGTAGCAGAGGTAGAGGAAATCGTAGAAAACGGCACACTAGATCCCGATCAAATCCACACTCCAGGTATTTACGTCCACCGCTTGGTACTCAATACGACACCAGAAAAACGCATTGAGCAGCGCACTTTAACAACAGCGGCGTAA